The window AAATGGTCTACCGTCATGATTATCCGCAAGTGGAAGCTATCGCCCCAACAGATGCGAATATCGAGCCGGTCAAATGGTTCCGCGACATCGGCTGGGTGGCGTTTCACTCGCAAATGGCCGATCCGGAGCGCCATATCATGCTGCTGACGAAGAGCAGCAAATACGGCTCCGTCAGCCATAGTCATGGCGACCAGAATGGCTTCCTGCTGCATGCTTACGGGGAACCGCTTGCCATTGAAAGCGGTTATTACGTGGCATTCAGCAGCACAATGCATATGAACTGGCGCAGACAGACGCATTCGACGAACAATATTTTGATTGACGGTTTGGGTCAATATGCCGAGAAGAATAAAGTGCTGAACATGGCGGCTAATGGGTTTGTTGAAGTTGCCGAGCAGCGCAAAGGCTACGGTTATTCCCGTAGTAACGCAACAGCAGCATATAAGGAGTACGTTCCGTATTTGGAGCGTTACGTACGCGAGCTATACTTCTTCGGCACGTACGTTGTTGTCGTCGACCATATCGACCTGTCGCAGACAGGCTCTATTGACTGGCTGTTCCAGACCCTGTATGAAATGAAGATGAACGGACAGACTTTCAAAGTCCAAGGCCGCAAGGCGGATATGGACGGCCGTTTCGTCTATTGTTCATCTGGTGAGTTGGAGCTGACACAGCATCAAGGCTTTTCGGATGTGGATCCAGCCGAAATCGAGGGACTGCCGCTGCACTGGCATCTGAAGGCAACGACGAAGTCGGCACGCAGCCACCGCATCGCGACACTCCTCGTGCCGATCAAGCACGGCGAGCCGAAATACGTGTCCTATTTCATGGATGATCAAGGCTTCGACACACATATTTATTTCACTGAAGATGGTGTAACGAACAGAGTCGAGGTACCGAAGGCTTACTAGTTTTTATAAGCTGCACTCATCATTTATCTTTAAAGATCGACCTCTTATTCGCTGAACTAGCGTGAGAGGTTGATCTTTTTGCCGTATTGGAAGCTATTTGTTTTTTATATAGAAAATAGCTCTGAGAGTATGAATAAGTGTCTATCGGCCAGAAGGGAGGATTATTTTGTTTTTTGCAAGGAAGCGGATAAGGGAGAGGTTAGTCGGGTATAGGTATGGGTCCGTCATTCCATCGCCACTCGCACTTGTCACTCCTATCCAACATTCACTGTATCACCCACCCCCACCACTCCTCATACCAAACATCCACACCCATTCCAACATAAACCTATAAAAATCAAACATCATACCTATAGTTCCCACATTGTAAGGGTTACCATATTCGAGCGATAATAAGGACATCAAGAACAACCAACAAACGAGGGGGATTCACATTGGTAACTAAATACAAAGCATTAAGCGTCGTTGCAGCTAGCTTCCTAGCTATCAGCTTAACAGCTTGCGGTGCGGGTGGAAGCACGAGCGGCAGCACAACAGATACGAAAACAAGCGCGGCTCCGACAGCGACAGCACCAGCTAAAAAGCAGGAGAACATTACGATCACGTTCCAAAATATATATCCGGATCCAACCGATCCAAAGAACGGCATGTTGAAGAAAATCGTTAACGATTTTCAAACGAAAAATCCGAACATCAAGATCGAGCTTGACTCCCTGAACACAGATCAACAAAAGCTGAAGCTCAAAACACAAGCGGCTTCCAAAGAAGTGCCTGATATCACAATCGTGAACCCGTCCGCTCAAATGAAACCTTTCGTTGATGCAGGCCTGTTCGCACCGTTGAACGACATGGTTGAGCAAAACGGACTTAAAGCGACGTTCCAAGAAGGCATCCTGAACTGGTACACATTCAACAACAACATCTACGCTTTGCCTGATGGCAACAACATCGGTCTCGTTTATTACAACAAAGACTTGTTCAAACAAGCTGGCGTTGAAGTGCCGAAGACTTTCGAAGAAATGGTTGCAGCTGTAAAAACACTGAAGGGCAAAGGCATTCAGCCAATGGCTATCGGTGAAAAAGATTCCTGGACGGGTTCCTTCTTGTTCATGAACGTATTGCTTCGCACAAATGGCGGCCCAGGCTTCCTGCAAGCCGTTGTTGATGGCAAAAAGACGTTTGCTGATCCGGCATTTACAGATGCTGTAAGCAGCTTCCAAGACTTGGTTCAAGCTGGCGCGTTCCAAGAAGGCGCAACTTCTTTTGACTACAATGCGGGTGAAAATTTGTTCAAAACAGGCAAAGCTGCTATGTACTACATGGGCAGTTGGGCAACTGGCGGAATCGAAACATCTTCCGTTAATGGTAAAGTTGGCGTGTTCAAATTCCCAACTGTTAAAGGTAAAGGGAACCCAGACGAGTTCATGCTTGCTCCAGGAAGCGCGTTCGCCGTATCTGCAAACAGCAAACATTTGAAAGAAACCAAAGATTTCTTGAACTACTTCATGCTGAACTTCCCTAAAGAAGCTTTCGCTGTAAAA is drawn from Paenibacillus sp. V4I7 and contains these coding sequences:
- a CDS encoding extracellular solute-binding protein, with protein sequence MVTKYKALSVVAASFLAISLTACGAGGSTSGSTTDTKTSAAPTATAPAKKQENITITFQNIYPDPTDPKNGMLKKIVNDFQTKNPNIKIELDSLNTDQQKLKLKTQAASKEVPDITIVNPSAQMKPFVDAGLFAPLNDMVEQNGLKATFQEGILNWYTFNNNIYALPDGNNIGLVYYNKDLFKQAGVEVPKTFEEMVAAVKTLKGKGIQPMAIGEKDSWTGSFLFMNVLLRTNGGPGFLQAVVDGKKTFADPAFTDAVSSFQDLVQAGAFQEGATSFDYNAGENLFKTGKAAMYYMGSWATGGIETSSVNGKVGVFKFPTVKGKGNPDEFMLAPGSAFAVSANSKHLKETKDFLNYFMLNFPKEAFAVKGAVGIAQKVDGDFKAAGYSDMAMEVLGLFKQVKGGDLAFDNTMNPGTAQGHLTSIQNLFVQKKDPAEVGKEHQTAYETNKK